TGCAAGGTACGTGGCAAAAACTTATCGATGACAACCAGATTCGCGAAGAATACTGGATGATGTCCGGCGACGGCGGCACCATGGAATCGATAGAAATTACGTTGCGGAGAATGGTCGGCGGCGACAGGGACGGATTATTTTTCTGATCGCCGGTCCGGTCAGTCGCTGCCAAAGTACCTGCTGATCACCCGATCGCCCGGCTGAATTCCGTATTTGTCCGCTACGCCGGCGTTGAGTTCGAGCACTGCCAATACCGGTTCGCCAGACACAATGCTGTCAAGAGCATATGGCTCGGTTTCTTTTTCGATCCGGGCAATGGTGCCGTCCCGCCTGATAAACAACATGTCCAGCGACAACAGGGTGTTTTTCATCCACATGCTGATATTGTGAGGTTGTTGATATACGAACAGCATCCCCTGGCGTTCGCCAAGCTCATCGACAAACATCAGGCCACGCGCCTGCTGTTTCCCCGACAAGGCAAGAAATACGGATATTTCCAGGCTGCGGCCAGCCCGAGTCTCGATCCGGATCGTCGTTTGCGTGAAGCCCTCGATACCATCGGCGTCGGCCGGGCATGCCAGCAGAAAAAAAACGCCAGCCACCACGATAAAAGTGCGGCTGACGTTCCTTGCAAGAGTCTTTTTGTGCTCGAATCGATTGCTCGCTTTAGTCATTCCCCGATTCTACCAGCAGCGTCTTGGCGACGCGTCCCCGCATCGTGCCCAGCCCCCTGGCGCCGTGCATAACCAGGGTCAGCATGCCAATAGTGTAAACCGGCCGGCGCGGCATGCGGACGCCGTGAAATGATCCATTAATTCTCCCTTCCACCGGCGACCGGACTTTGCCTGCCGCAGGAAACAGCAAATTTCGGGTGGCCGGGGTTTCGTTCTGAGGCTAGAGTAAGGCTATGAATCAACCAGTGACTAACCTTGACCCAAGAAACCACGAGCGCATCGCCGCCGCGATCGGATTTATCCTGGACCATTACCAGGATCAGCCGCGGCTGGAGGATATCGCGAAACATGTGGGTCTGAGCAGCTGGCACTTTAACCGTCTCTTCAGGAGCTGGTCCGGGGTCACGCCGAAGCAGCTGGTGCAGTTCCTGTCGCTGCGCGCCGCCAAAGAAAGCCTCGACCGGCAAGCCAGTATCCTGTCGGCATCGCTGAATGCCGGTCTGTCGGGACCCGGCCGCCTGCATGACTTGTTTGTCACCATAGAGGCTATGACCCCCGGCGAATACAAAAATGGCGGCGCCGGCCTGGTTTTGGACTATGGATTCTCGGCAAGCCCTTTTGGCGATGTGTTGCTGGCCGGTACGCGGCGCGGTCTGAGTCACTTGTCGTTTGTCGATCAAGGCGCGGATGGCGCTGCCGATGAGCTGGGCAAAGCCTGGCCGAATGCGACGCTGGCAAGAAATGACCAAAGCATGTCCGCGCTTGCCCGGCAGATTTTTTCAGGCGGGGGGAATGCGTTGCATCTGCGGCTCAAGGGTACGAACTTTCAGCTGCAGGTCTGGCAGGCGCTGCTGAAAATCCCCAGCGGCAACCAGACCAGTTACAGCGAACTGGCCAAGACCATTGGCAGACCGAACAGCCACCGTGCGGTTGCCAATGCGGTCGGCAGAAACCCGGTGGCCTGGCTGATCCCCTGTCACCGGGTGCTGCGGGCGAGCGGCGCGCTGGGCGGATACCGGTGGGGAGTGGACCGCAAGGCGGAAATCCTGACCTGGGAGCTGGCACAAAAGGTATGAGGCCACGATGAGCCGTGCTCGCTTGGTCAACTGGCGAAATGGCCGGTCGGCTGCTATTTTTAGGCAGTAGCGATAAAAAAAAGGCCAGGTCATGATTTACCCGGATATTCTCGCCACCGTCGGCAACACACCGGTGGTCCGTATCAACAAACTCGCGCCCAAGCACGTTGATATGTACGTCAAGTGTGAGGCATTCAACCCGCTGTCTTCGGTCAAGGATCGTTTGGCGATGGGGGTCATCAACGACGCGGAGCGCAAAGGCAAATTAAAGCCGGGCCAGACCGTTATCGAGGCAACCTCGGGAAACACCGGGATCTCGCTGGCGATGGTTTGTGCGGTCCGCGGTTATCCCTTCGTCGCGGTGATGGCCGAGAGTTTTTCGGTTGAGCGGCGCAAGCTGATGAAAGCCCTCGGGGCGAAGGTCATTTTGACGCCAGCGGAGTTACGCGCGACCGGCATGGTAAAATTGGCTGAAGAACTCGCGGAAAAAAACGGCTGGTTTTACACCGAGCAATTCGATAATCCAGCCAATCCGGAATACCACCGCAATACCACCGGCCCGGAGATACTCAGGGATTTTGCCGATATGCCTCTGGATTACTGGGTCACCGGTTATGGGACCGGTGGGACGATAACCGGCGCCGGCCAGATTTTGAGGGCGGCGCGGCCGGGAATAAAAATCATTGCGGCGGAACCTGAAAATGCGGCATTGCTCGGCGGAGGCGAATGGCAGCCACACACCATCCAGGGGTGGACGCCGGACTTCATGCCCTCGGTACTCGACAGGAAAGTCATCGATGAAGTGGTCACGATAGGCGATGTCGAGGCCAGGGAAATGGCGCTCGAGCTGGCGCAAAAGGAGGGAATTTTCTGCGGAATTTCAAGCGGAGCGACCTTATGCGCTGCATTGAAAGTTGCCGAAAAGGCTGACGAGGGATCGGTTCTTCTGGCCATGCTGCCCGATACGGGCGAACGGTATTTGTCCACGGTATTGTTTGAAAACATCACCGAGGAATCGGATACGCTGGACTGACAGACAATTCGATACTCGAAGTCAGTCAATACCGACTCCGATTTTCAGTTATGTTTTTTCCATGTCTGGGCGTTCGAATGCGTGTAGAACAACCCTAAGTCCGCCAGGCTCCTAAAGGGGAACTGCATGAGAAAAGGTTTCAAACGACTTTTATGGATTGCTCCGGTCATCGCCCTGGTGTTCGTTTTTGTGGTTTTGTCACGGCCTGGCCCACTGAAAGTCGCGGTTGCCGAGGTCGAGCGCAGCGATGTCAGGTCTTCGGTGGCCAATACCCGGGCTGGTACCGTTGTCGCCTGCAGGCGGGCATTGCTGGCGCCGCAAATCGGCGGGCAGATAGCCAATTTGTACGTTACGGAAGGAGATGTGGTCAAGCAGGGCGAGCTTCTTCTGGAACTGTGGAACGATGACCGCAAGGCGGAATTGCTGCTGGCGGAAAGAAGTATCCGGGCCAGCCGGGTCCGGGCGGAAGAGGCGTGCACGATCGCCGCCACGGCAGACAAGGAAGCGAAGCGGCTGACGCGTCTGCTGAGCCAGGGGCTGGCATCGCAGGAAGATACCGAGGCGGCAGTGGGTCGCGCCGATGCAACCGAAGCCGGTTGCCGTGCGGCCCGGGCGTTGATCGATGTGAGTGAAGCGACGCGGGATATTGCGACCGCATCACTGGCGAAGACCCGGCTCAAGGCGCCATTCGCGGGTACCGTCGCCGAGATCAATGGTGAAATCGGCGAATTTGTTACGCCATCACCGGTGGGTATTCCCACACTGCCGGCCGTCGACCTGGTCGACAACTCGTGCCTGTACATATCCGCCCCGATAGACGAGGTCGATGCACCGGCCATACGGGTTGGCATGCCGGCGCGTATCACGATGGATGCGTTTCCCGGACAGTTTTTCGCGGGTCATGTCCGGCGGGTGGCGCCGTATGTGCTCGACCTCGAAAAACAGGCGAGAACCGTCGAAGTGGAGGCGGAAATCGATACCATCCCGGCGGACCAGGTGTTGTTGCCGGGATACAGCGCTGACCTGGAGATTGTCCTGGCCGAGCGTAAAGCTACCCTGCGGATTCCAACGCAAGCCATCGACGACGGCCGAGTGCTGGTGCTGGGAGACGACGGCATCTTGCGGGAAAGATCGATTTCGACCGGTATCGGTAACTGGGAATATACCGAAATCCTCGACGGCCTGGAGGCCGGGGAGCGAGTCGTCGTTAGCGTGGATCGTGCCGGTGTCGTAGCGGGCGCGGTCGCCCAGGCGGAGTAACCGAGCAGTATGATCCACCTCGAGAAAATCAACCGGATATTTCAGGTTGGCGATCAACAGGTCAGGGCGTTGCACGATATCGACCTGACAATCAGGAGCGGGGAGTACTTGTCGATCATGGGGCCGTCCGGTTCCGGCAAGTCCACTTTGCTCAATATCCTGGGATTGCTCGATCAGCCCAGCTCGGGGAAATACCAGCTCGATGGCCAGGAAACCACGCAGATGGGTGACGAACAAATGGCCCGAATACGCGGCGGGAAAATCGGTTTTGTATTCCAGTTTTTTCACCTGATCGGCCGTCTCAGCGCCGCGGAGAACATAGAATTGCCGCTAATAATTGCGGAAGAGGCGCCCGCGAAACGAAAACCGAAGGTACAGGAAATATTGCACAAGGTTGGCCTGGAGGACCGTGCCGACCACCGGCCCGACCAGCTTTCCGGTGGCCAGCGTCAACGGGTCGCGATAGCCAGGGCGACCATCACCAGGCCCGATATGCTGCTGGCCGACGAACCGACGGGAAACCTGGACAGCGTCTCGGGTACCGAGGTCATTCAGTTGATGGAAGAGATGAATAACAGCGGGCTAACTGTGCTTGTCGTTACCCACGACCCGAATGTCGGCGATCGCGCACGCCGGAAGATCGAAATGATAGATGGCGCGATCGTTGCCGATACCTCGCAGCGGGCCCATGAGAATACCTGACTTGTTGCAGCTTGCGTCAGGCGCCTTGCTGCGCAGGGGAGCCCGCGCTGGAATGATTCTACTCGCGATGGCGATTGGCGTGGCAGCGGTCATCGTACTGACCGGGCTGGGAGAGGGTGCGAGACGATATGTCAGCGATGAGTTTGCCTCGCTTGGAACCCATTTGCTCATCGTCATACCGGGCCGCGCCGAAACCACCGGGGCAGGCGCTGCCCTGCTCGTCGGCGAAACACCCAGAGACCTGACCTTGGACGACGCCCGCGCGCTGGGTCGCAGCCACGCCATCGAAAAATATGCGCCCCTGGTTGTGGGCTCGGCAGCCGTCAGTTACCTGGGGCTGGACAGAGAGGCGCCGGTCCTGGGATCGACAGCGGAACTGCTCGAGGTCCGCAACTGGAAAATGGCGCAGGGCCGGTTTCTGCCGGACGGCGATATCGATCGCCCCCAGTCCGTTGCCGTTATCGGCGCCAACATCAAACGAGAACTGTTTGTAAATACCAACGCGCTTGGCAAATGGCTGCGCGTGGGTGACCGCCGATTCAGGGTCATCGGGGTCTTGTCTTCCGAGGGCCGGGCGATCGGGATCGACGTCGAGGAGCTGGTTATCGTGCCGGTCGCCTCGGCGCAGATGCTTTTCAACAGTGCGTCCTTGTTCCGAATTCTGGTTCAGGCACGGTCGCGGGACGCAATGCCTGCAGCGAAAAAATTCATCCTTGCAACGATAGCGCGCAGGCACCAGGGCGAAGAGGACATTACCGTCATTACCCAGGACGCTGTACTCAAGACCTTCGATAAAATTTTTGTCGCGCTAACCATGACGCTCGGCGGCATCGCGGCGGTCAGTTTGTTGGTTGCCGGTATCCTGGTGATGAACGTCATGCTGGTCGCGGTTACCCAGCGTACGGCGGAAGTGGGTTTGCTAAAGGCCATCGGTGCCCGGTCGCGTCAGGTTCAGCGCCTGTTTCTTACCGAAGCCCTTTTGTTGTCGTTTACCGGTGGTTTACTCGGGCTGGTGATTGGCTACGGCGGCGCCTGGTTTCTGGGTATCGTCTACCCCGCGCTAACCTTCATGCCGCCATGGTGGGCGGTCGTGGCGGCAATGGTGACGGCTCTTTTCAGCGGCCTGTTTTTCGGTTTGCTGCCAGCCCGCCGGGCTGCAAAAATGGACCCGGTGCAGGCGCTTCGGGGCGGTTGAGATGAGAACCGCGGATATGGCACGGCTTGCAGGTAGCGCAGTGACGGCGCATCGCCTGCGCTCGGCGCTGACCACGCTCGGAATCGCAATCGGGATTTTTGCGGTGGTCCTGTTGACTTCCATCGGCGAGGGCATTCATCGCTTTGTGATGTCCGAGTTCACGCAGTTTGGCACCAATATCATTGGCATCAATCCCGGCAAGGCGACGACCATGGGTGCGTCGATCGGCGTTTTTGGCAGTGTTCGTCCGTTGTCCATCGATGATGCCGAAGCGTTGCGGCGCCTGCCTTATGTCGAGAGTGTCGTGGCCATGGTTCAGGGCAATGCCGAAATTGAGTTTGGCCGGTTGCAGCGTCGAACAACCGTTTACGGCGTTTCACCGGATTTTCCGACAGTGTTCCGGTTCAACGTCGCCAGCGGCAGTTTTTTGCCGCCGGATGATCCCCGCAATCCGCGTGCGGTAGCGGTACTCGGTAGTAAGCTGGCCAACGAGTTGTTCCCGAAAGAGAGCCCGGTGGGTGCGCGAATCCGGGTCGGTGGTGACCGCTACCGGGTTGTCGGTGTCATGGAGCCAAAGGGCACGATGCTGGGTTTCGATCTGGACGATACGATTTTCCTGCCGGCTTCCCGTGGCCTTGACCTTTTCGGCCGCGAAGGGTTGATGGAAATCGATATTCTGTACGCTGAAAATACACCGGTAGACGAGCTGGTCTCCGGCATCAGGCGGCTGTTGATTGCACGTCACGGTGGGGAAGACGTGACCATTACGACGCAGCAGCAAATGATGGACGTGCTTGGCTCGGTTCTGGGCGTGCTGACCTTCGCGGTCGGCGCGTTGGGTGGTATTTCCCTGCTGGTCGGTGGGGTCGGAATATTCAGCATAATGACGATATCGGTAAGCGAGAGAACCAACGAAGTGGGATTGCTCAGGGCGTTGGGAGCCAGTGAAGGACAGATACTCACGCTGTTCCTCGGCGAGGCCATTCTGTTGGCGGCTGCGGGCGGGTTTGCGGGGTTGGTGCTCGGTTGGGGTGGCGCGTGGATGATCAACCTGCTGATTCCCTCGATGCCGGTCCACACACCGCTGTATTTCGTTTTTCTGGCAGAGTTTGCCGCGATCCTTATCGGGTTGGTAGCTGGTGTTGCGCCTGCACGCCGCGCCGCTGCGATGGTCCCGGTGGAAGCGCTACGGACCGAATGAACAGGCCCTGGCAGTCGTTATTTTGACGGGACAATCTGATCGATAGGCAACGGCCGGCTGATTGCATATCCCTGCGCAAAGTCCAGTTTTAATTTTTGCAGTCTTTTGATGACTTTTTCGGACTCCACATGCTCGGCAATCGTTTTCTTCTGCATGGCATGACTGATTTCGTTGATCGATTTAACCATCTGCCAGTCTATTTCGTCGTCCCCCATACTGCGCACAAAGACGCCATCGATCTTGACATAGTCAACGGCAAGATTTTTCAGATAGGCGAAGGAAGAAATTCCATTGCCAAAATTATCGAGTGCAAACTCACATTCCTGGCCCTTCAGTTTGCTTATGAACCGGTTGGTTGCCGAAAGATTTTCCGTAGCGATGTTTTCGGAAATCTCAAAGCACAATTTCCGGCCGGGGATGCCACTTTCGCTGATTTGCCTGGATAACGAGTCGGCAAAACCCTTGTCGGCAATCGAATCAGCCGACAGGTTTATGAAGAACTTGCTGTTGTCGTTCATCAGCCGGCTGTTTTCCGTCAGCCAGGCCAGCGCCTTGATGATAATCCAGCGGTCCATGCGAATGGACAGGTTGTAGCGTTCGACTGCCGGGAAGAAAGCGCCTGGCGGGATTTCCCGGCCGTCCTCATCCAGCATCCTGACCAACAACTCATAATGGAAAAAATCGGCGTTATCTGCCAGCGGCTTGATCGGCTGCGCTGCCAGATGAAAGCGGTTTTCCTGCAGCGCTTGCTTGACTCTGGCCACCCAGCCGAGTTCACCCATTCTTTGCAGAGCAGTGGAGTCGTCCTCGACGAAAAGATGGACACGGTTTCTTCCGGAATCCTTGGCGCGGTAACAGGCTGCGTCGGCAGCGCCCATAACTTCGCTGAGACGCCTCCGCTCTGGCGAGATGGGCACGATTCCGATGCTGGCGCCGATCGTATGAATCTGACCACTCCAGGAAAAGCGGAGTTCATCGACCATAGTCCTCAGGCCTTCGGCAACGCGAACCGCGTCCTCTTCGCCGCAGTCGTGAAGTATCAGCGCAAA
The nucleotide sequence above comes from Pseudomonadota bacterium. Encoded proteins:
- a CDS encoding DUF192 domain-containing protein gives rise to the protein MTKASNRFEHKKTLARNVSRTFIVVAGVFFLLACPADADGIEGFTQTTIRIETRAGRSLEISVFLALSGKQQARGLMFVDELGERQGMLFVYQQPHNISMWMKNTLLSLDMLFIRRDGTIARIEKETEPYALDSIVSGEPVLAVLELNAGVADKYGIQPGDRVISRYFGSD
- a CDS encoding methylated-DNA--[protein]-cysteine S-methyltransferase, giving the protein MNQPVTNLDPRNHERIAAAIGFILDHYQDQPRLEDIAKHVGLSSWHFNRLFRSWSGVTPKQLVQFLSLRAAKESLDRQASILSASLNAGLSGPGRLHDLFVTIEAMTPGEYKNGGAGLVLDYGFSASPFGDVLLAGTRRGLSHLSFVDQGADGAADELGKAWPNATLARNDQSMSALARQIFSGGGNALHLRLKGTNFQLQVWQALLKIPSGNQTSYSELAKTIGRPNSHRAVANAVGRNPVAWLIPCHRVLRASGALGGYRWGVDRKAEILTWELAQKV
- the cysK gene encoding cysteine synthase A, with amino-acid sequence MIYPDILATVGNTPVVRINKLAPKHVDMYVKCEAFNPLSSVKDRLAMGVINDAERKGKLKPGQTVIEATSGNTGISLAMVCAVRGYPFVAVMAESFSVERRKLMKALGAKVILTPAELRATGMVKLAEELAEKNGWFYTEQFDNPANPEYHRNTTGPEILRDFADMPLDYWVTGYGTGGTITGAGQILRAARPGIKIIAAEPENAALLGGGEWQPHTIQGWTPDFMPSVLDRKVIDEVVTIGDVEAREMALELAQKEGIFCGISSGATLCAALKVAEKADEGSVLLAMLPDTGERYLSTVLFENITEESDTLD
- a CDS encoding efflux RND transporter periplasmic adaptor subunit; its protein translation is MRKGFKRLLWIAPVIALVFVFVVLSRPGPLKVAVAEVERSDVRSSVANTRAGTVVACRRALLAPQIGGQIANLYVTEGDVVKQGELLLELWNDDRKAELLLAERSIRASRVRAEEACTIAATADKEAKRLTRLLSQGLASQEDTEAAVGRADATEAGCRAARALIDVSEATRDIATASLAKTRLKAPFAGTVAEINGEIGEFVTPSPVGIPTLPAVDLVDNSCLYISAPIDEVDAPAIRVGMPARITMDAFPGQFFAGHVRRVAPYVLDLEKQARTVEVEAEIDTIPADQVLLPGYSADLEIVLAERKATLRIPTQAIDDGRVLVLGDDGILRERSISTGIGNWEYTEILDGLEAGERVVVSVDRAGVVAGAVAQAE
- a CDS encoding ABC transporter ATP-binding protein; amino-acid sequence: MIHLEKINRIFQVGDQQVRALHDIDLTIRSGEYLSIMGPSGSGKSTLLNILGLLDQPSSGKYQLDGQETTQMGDEQMARIRGGKIGFVFQFFHLIGRLSAAENIELPLIIAEEAPAKRKPKVQEILHKVGLEDRADHRPDQLSGGQRQRVAIARATITRPDMLLADEPTGNLDSVSGTEVIQLMEEMNNSGLTVLVVTHDPNVGDRARRKIEMIDGAIVADTSQRAHENT
- a CDS encoding ABC transporter permease; this encodes MRIPDLLQLASGALLRRGARAGMILLAMAIGVAAVIVLTGLGEGARRYVSDEFASLGTHLLIVIPGRAETTGAGAALLVGETPRDLTLDDARALGRSHAIEKYAPLVVGSAAVSYLGLDREAPVLGSTAELLEVRNWKMAQGRFLPDGDIDRPQSVAVIGANIKRELFVNTNALGKWLRVGDRRFRVIGVLSSEGRAIGIDVEELVIVPVASAQMLFNSASLFRILVQARSRDAMPAAKKFILATIARRHQGEEDITVITQDAVLKTFDKIFVALTMTLGGIAAVSLLVAGILVMNVMLVAVTQRTAEVGLLKAIGARSRQVQRLFLTEALLLSFTGGLLGLVIGYGGAWFLGIVYPALTFMPPWWAVVAAMVTALFSGLFFGLLPARRAAKMDPVQALRGG
- a CDS encoding ABC transporter permease, whose product is MRTADMARLAGSAVTAHRLRSALTTLGIAIGIFAVVLLTSIGEGIHRFVMSEFTQFGTNIIGINPGKATTMGASIGVFGSVRPLSIDDAEALRRLPYVESVVAMVQGNAEIEFGRLQRRTTVYGVSPDFPTVFRFNVASGSFLPPDDPRNPRAVAVLGSKLANELFPKESPVGARIRVGGDRYRVVGVMEPKGTMLGFDLDDTIFLPASRGLDLFGREGLMEIDILYAENTPVDELVSGIRRLLIARHGGEDVTITTQQQMMDVLGSVLGVLTFAVGALGGISLLVGGVGIFSIMTISVSERTNEVGLLRALGASEGQILTLFLGEAILLAAAGGFAGLVLGWGGAWMINLLIPSMPVHTPLYFVFLAEFAAILIGLVAGVAPARRAAAMVPVEALRTE